The following coding sequences are from one Frigoribacterium sp. Leaf415 window:
- the rplI gene encoding 50S ribosomal protein L9, whose protein sequence is MSKVILTHEVSGLGSAGDVVDVKNGYARNYLVPQGFAVAWSRGGEKQVAQIRTARETRELKTIEEAHDLKQRLEAQKIRLTVKTGADGRLFGSVRPGDVADAVNAQGVATIDKRKVEIPSTIKVTGEHEATLRLREDVIATITLTVVSAK, encoded by the coding sequence ATGTCGAAGGTAATCCTGACCCACGAGGTCTCCGGCCTCGGTTCCGCCGGTGACGTCGTCGACGTCAAGAACGGCTACGCCCGCAACTACCTGGTGCCCCAGGGCTTCGCCGTGGCGTGGAGCCGCGGTGGCGAGAAGCAGGTCGCTCAGATCCGTACGGCCCGCGAGACCCGCGAGCTCAAGACGATCGAAGAGGCCCACGACCTCAAGCAGCGCCTCGAGGCCCAGAAGATCCGTCTCACGGTGAAGACCGGTGCCGACGGCCGTCTGTTCGGCTCGGTCCGTCCGGGCGATGTCGCCGACGCGGTCAACGCCCAGGGCGTCGCGACGATCGACAAGCGCAAGGTCGAGATCCCCTCGACCATCAAGGTGACGGGTGAGCACGAAGCCACCCTCCGCCTGCGCGAGGACGTCATCGCGACGATCACGCTGACGGTCGTCTCGGCCAAGTAG
- the rpsF gene encoding 30S ribosomal protein S6 — MHQYELMVILDPEIDERTVAPSLDKFLNVIRNDGGTIDNVDIWGRRRLAYEINKKTEGIYAVVNLTSSSAATVELDRQLGLSEAVLRTKVLRAEEAIAMVAAAKKVSDEKAARKAANAAAAPAAPAAPAAPAAEKAAE; from the coding sequence ATGCACCAGTACGAACTGATGGTCATCCTGGACCCCGAGATCGATGAGCGCACCGTCGCCCCGAGCTTGGACAAGTTCCTCAACGTCATCCGCAACGATGGCGGAACGATCGACAACGTGGACATCTGGGGACGTCGTCGCCTGGCCTACGAGATCAACAAGAAGACCGAGGGCATCTACGCCGTCGTCAACCTGACCTCGAGCTCGGCCGCCACGGTCGAGCTCGACCGCCAGCTGGGTCTCTCCGAGGCCGTGCTGCGCACCAAGGTCCTGCGTGCCGAAGAGGCGATCGCCATGGTCGCCGCCGCCAAGAAGGTCAGCGACGAGAAGGCCGCCCGCAAGGCCGCCAACGCCGCTGCCGCCCCGGCTGCACCCGCCGCCCCGGCTGCTCCCGCCGCCGAGAAGGCTGCCGAGTAG
- a CDS encoding single-stranded DNA-binding protein, producing the protein MAGETVITVVGNLTSDPELRYTQNGLAVANFTIASTPRTFDRASNEWKDGEALFLRASVWREFGEHVASSLTKGSRVIAQGRLKQRSYETKEGEKRTSMELEIDEIGPSLRYATAQVTRAASSRDGAAGGGSFGGGNGGGNRGGQPAQVGGGQAQEPWGQPAGGQQGGNTSGGDVWNTPGGNGTYNDETPF; encoded by the coding sequence ATGGCTGGCGAGACCGTCATCACAGTGGTGGGAAACCTCACCAGTGACCCCGAGCTGCGCTACACGCAGAACGGGCTCGCGGTCGCGAACTTCACCATCGCGTCGACCCCCCGCACGTTCGACCGCGCGTCGAACGAGTGGAAGGACGGCGAGGCGCTCTTCCTCCGTGCCAGCGTGTGGCGCGAGTTCGGCGAGCACGTGGCCAGCAGCCTCACCAAGGGCAGCCGGGTCATCGCTCAGGGCCGACTCAAGCAGCGCTCGTACGAGACCAAAGAGGGCGAGAAGCGCACCAGCATGGAGCTCGAGATCGACGAGATCGGCCCCTCGCTGCGTTACGCGACCGCTCAGGTGACGCGCGCCGCGTCCTCCCGCGACGGCGCTGCCGGTGGCGGCTCCTTCGGGGGCGGCAACGGCGGTGGCAACCGTGGTGGCCAGCCGGCTCAGGTCGGCGGCGGTCAGGCGCAAGAGCCGTGGGGTCAGCCCGCCGGCGGCCAGCAGGGTGGCAACACCTCTGGCGGCGACGTGTGGAACACCCCCGGTGGCAACGGCACCTACAACGACGAGACGCCCTTCTAG
- the rpsR gene encoding 30S ribosomal protein S18 — protein sequence MAGKSSGDRRKPLRGKGGKNAAPAKSIRVGVIDYKDVATLRKFISERGKIRARRITGVSVQEQRLIARAVKNAREMALLPYAGSGR from the coding sequence ATGGCTGGAAAGAGCAGCGGCGACCGCCGCAAGCCCCTCCGCGGCAAGGGCGGCAAGAACGCCGCTCCCGCGAAGTCGATCCGCGTCGGTGTCATCGACTACAAAGACGTCGCGACCCTGCGCAAGTTCATCTCGGAGCGTGGAAAGATCCGCGCCCGTCGCATCACCGGCGTCTCCGTCCAGGAGCAGCGCCTCATCGCCCGTGCCGTGAAGAACGCCCGTGAGATGGCGCTCCTCCCCTACGCCGGCTCCGGCCGCTGA